The Caldanaerovirga acetigignens genome includes a region encoding these proteins:
- a CDS encoding PTS sugar transporter subunit IIB, which yields MKIVLICFAGMSTSMLVKRMQKAASEKGISAEIVAVSTADMYGEIDKADVILLGPQARYMLGEVKKAAEGRGIPVEVIDQRIYGMMDGEAVLKMALELAKK from the coding sequence ATGAAAATAGTTCTTATCTGCTTTGCCGGTATGTCTACAAGTATGCTGGTAAAGAGAATGCAGAAGGCAGCTTCTGAAAAAGGCATATCGGCGGAAATTGTGGCGGTTTCGACTGCTGATATGTATGGGGAAATAGATAAAGCGGATGTAATATTGCTCGGCCCTCAGGCAAGATATATGCTTGGAGAAGTAAAAAAGGCTGCAGAGGGCAGAGGCATCCCTGTAGAAGTGATCGACCAGAGGATTTACGGGATGATGGACGGCGAAGCGGTTCTCAAAATGGCACTGGAGCTTGCGAAAAAATAG